One segment of Synechococcus sp. A15-24 DNA contains the following:
- a CDS encoding DUF1499 domain-containing protein — protein MTLLVTLFAPVLMLFHLVGPVPSDLGVHDGALSPCTTPAHCARQTWPSSSPEPDFSALVAYVTDMPRTEVIEQTNRYIHAEASSALFGFVDDLELLLDLNNSSIQARSVSRLGDSDLGVNANRLGELKALVSN, from the coding sequence ATGACTCTGCTTGTGACGCTGTTTGCCCCCGTGCTGATGCTGTTTCACCTGGTTGGACCGGTGCCATCCGATCTCGGTGTGCACGACGGCGCGTTGAGCCCCTGCACCACTCCTGCCCACTGCGCGCGCCAGACCTGGCCTAGCAGCTCACCAGAACCGGACTTCAGCGCCCTGGTGGCCTACGTGACGGACATGCCTCGCACCGAGGTGATCGAGCAGACCAATCGCTACATCCACGCCGAAGCCAGCAGTGCCCTGTTCGGTTTTGTCGACGATCTCGAACTGCTCCTGGATTTGAACAACAGCAGTATCCAGGCACGCTCGGTGTCACGTCTCGGCGATTCCGACCTAGGAGTCAATGCCAACCGCCTGGGCGAACTGAAGGCACTGGTGAGCAACTGA
- a CDS encoding DUF2130 domain-containing protein: MHDIICPHCSKAFKVDEAGYADILKQVRDREFEQQLSKRLALAEQEKRNAIDLALARKQTELQELEAQLRARDVKQELAVKEAVSTAEKQRDLLASELQQMRDNSETAARMAETRFAKEIQTLTLQKDGEVRDLRAQLEASGMQTKLAVTEALSGVEKERDELRNSLSQSDLKHQLDTQSMKERYELQIHDRDQAIERLRDMKARLSTKMVGETLEQHCETEFNRIRAAAFPRAYFEKDNDARSGSKGDYIFRDSDEADNEIISIMFEMKNEADTTATKKRNEDFLKELDKDRREKGCEYAVLVSLLEADSELYNSGIVDVSHRFAKTYVIRPQFFIPFITLLRNAALKSLEVKAELALVKAQNIDVTNFENDLESFKTAFSRNYDLASRRFQTAIDEIDKSIDHLQKTKDALLGADRNLRLANDKAQDVSVKRLTRRNPTMAQKFAELQDQDST, from the coding sequence ATGCACGACATCATCTGCCCGCACTGCAGCAAGGCGTTCAAGGTGGATGAGGCCGGCTATGCCGACATCCTCAAGCAGGTGCGTGACCGCGAGTTCGAGCAGCAACTGAGCAAACGACTGGCGCTGGCGGAGCAGGAGAAACGCAATGCCATCGACTTGGCTCTGGCCCGAAAGCAGACGGAATTACAGGAGCTGGAGGCGCAGCTGCGGGCTCGGGATGTGAAGCAGGAACTGGCGGTGAAGGAGGCCGTGAGCACCGCCGAGAAGCAACGGGATCTACTGGCCAGCGAATTGCAGCAGATGAGGGACAACAGTGAGACCGCTGCCCGCATGGCGGAGACGCGTTTTGCCAAGGAGATCCAGACGCTCACGTTGCAGAAAGACGGAGAAGTCCGCGATCTGAGAGCGCAGCTGGAGGCCAGCGGCATGCAGACCAAACTGGCGGTGACCGAAGCTCTCAGTGGTGTTGAAAAAGAGCGCGACGAGCTCCGCAACAGCTTGAGCCAAAGCGATCTCAAGCATCAACTGGACACCCAGTCGATGAAAGAGCGCTATGAGCTGCAGATTCACGATCGAGATCAGGCGATTGAACGCCTGCGGGACATGAAGGCACGGCTCTCCACAAAAATGGTGGGAGAGACATTGGAACAGCACTGCGAAACGGAGTTCAACCGCATCCGGGCTGCAGCTTTTCCCAGGGCTTACTTCGAGAAGGACAACGATGCACGCAGTGGAAGCAAGGGGGATTACATCTTCCGAGACAGCGACGAAGCCGACAACGAAATCATCTCGATCATGTTTGAGATGAAGAATGAGGCCGACACCACCGCCACCAAAAAGAGGAACGAGGACTTCCTCAAGGAACTCGACAAGGACCGACGCGAGAAAGGCTGTGAATACGCCGTGCTCGTGTCCCTGCTTGAAGCAGACAGTGAGCTTTACAACTCAGGGATTGTTGATGTCTCCCACCGCTTCGCCAAGACCTATGTGATCCGGCCCCAGTTCTTCATTCCGTTCATCACGCTGTTGCGCAACGCTGCCTTGAAATCATTGGAGGTGAAAGCCGAACTGGCCCTGGTGAAGGCTCAGAACATTGACGTGACCAATTTTGAAAACGACCTCGAGTCGTTCAAGACAGCCTTCTCCCGCAACTACGACCTAGCTTCCCGTCGCTTCCAGACGGCCATCGATGAAATCGACAAATCCATCGACCATCTGCAGAAAACCAAGGACGCACTCCTCGGCGCCGATCGCAACCTGCGCCTTGCCAACGACAAGGCACAGGATGTTTCCGTCAAAAGGCTGACGCGACGCAACCCGACGATGGCCCAGAAATTCGCCGAGTTGCAGGATCAGGATTCCACCTGA
- a CDS encoding cupin domain-containing protein, giving the protein MLGMFNQKPEVCNVLGDSITLRLTTEQTDGKYSVAEFATPGGVGQPPHTHAWDETYLVLEGELNLNINGETTVVGQGGCYQVKAGVVHAPTPNGDFCRYVMVGQPGGVESVFKSLKANEKDLNDMAKVVEIVTKEGVNIAG; this is encoded by the coding sequence ATGCTCGGCATGTTTAACCAAAAACCTGAGGTCTGCAACGTGCTGGGTGACTCCATCACCCTTCGCCTCACCACCGAGCAGACCGACGGCAAGTACAGCGTGGCCGAATTCGCCACACCCGGTGGGGTGGGGCAGCCACCTCACACCCACGCCTGGGATGAAACCTATCTCGTGCTGGAAGGGGAGCTCAACCTCAATATCAATGGGGAGACCACCGTTGTGGGACAAGGTGGTTGCTATCAGGTCAAAGCTGGTGTTGTTCACGCCCCTACGCCGAATGGCGACTTCTGCCGCTACGTGATGGTGGGTCAGCCTGGCGGTGTCGAATCCGTGTTTAAGAGCCTGAAGGCCAACGAAAAGGATCTGAACGACATGGCCAAGGTGGTGGAGATTGTCACCAAGGAAGGCGTCAACATCGCCGGTTGA
- a CDS encoding early protein (E6): MPSSPRNRIGEVYGQLTVVRASERRTKAGNAYWWCQCICGKEREVPGDKLSLNIARRKPIVDACETCARERQVEGVCIKNDQEEKIRRVQAKRERKQLKGLVPDRWLLLPLTDAHARELGQTLFFRGTHCLRGHLAPYRINGGCQACSGQTPSAGDLPLTRPTAS; this comes from the coding sequence ATGCCTTCGTCACCCAGAAACAGAATCGGTGAGGTCTACGGACAGCTCACGGTGGTTCGGGCGTCTGAGCGACGAACAAAGGCTGGCAATGCCTATTGGTGGTGCCAGTGCATCTGCGGGAAGGAACGGGAGGTGCCTGGAGACAAACTTTCCCTGAACATCGCCCGTCGCAAGCCGATCGTTGATGCCTGTGAAACCTGCGCCCGTGAACGCCAGGTGGAAGGTGTCTGTATCAAGAACGATCAGGAAGAGAAGATCCGCCGTGTCCAGGCAAAGCGTGAACGGAAACAGCTCAAAGGGCTTGTTCCGGATCGATGGTTGTTGCTGCCCCTCACCGACGCCCATGCCAGAGAATTGGGCCAGACCTTGTTTTTCCGCGGCACGCACTGCCTGCGGGGCCATCTGGCGCCCTATCGGATCAACGGGGGTTGTCAGGCTTGCTCGGGTCAGACCCCGTCGGCGGGAGATTTGCCACTAACCAGGCCCACAGCGTCATGA
- the rpsU gene encoding 30S ribosomal protein S21: MSQVTVGENEGIESALRRFKRSVAKAGIFSDLRRIRHHETPVEKYKRKLKQRSRNRRR; encoded by the coding sequence ATGAGTCAGGTCACAGTCGGCGAAAACGAAGGGATCGAATCCGCATTGCGTCGGTTCAAGCGTTCTGTGGCCAAGGCAGGCATCTTTTCCGACCTGCGTCGGATCCGCCACCACGAGACTCCTGTTGAGAAATACAAGCGCAAGCTGAAGCAGCGCTCCCGTAACCGCCGCCGCTGA
- a CDS encoding chlorophyll a/b-binding protein: MSDSASKTRDDWYQDAARAQISSERMNRAELLNGRIAMLGFLIGLLTELITGQGIVSQIGFGLLGIG; encoded by the coding sequence ATGTCCGACTCCGCCTCCAAGACTCGTGATGACTGGTATCAGGACGCTGCTCGTGCGCAGATTTCATCGGAGCGCATGAACCGTGCCGAACTGCTCAATGGCCGTATTGCCATGTTGGGTTTTCTGATCGGCCTGCTCACCGAGCTGATCACCGGACAAGGGATCGTCAGCCAAATCGGCTTCGGATTGCTGGGCATCGGCTGA
- a CDS encoding DoxX family protein — translation MIRLVLTRAIAADLGLLFLRVFTGSLLIHHGYEKLANIENFADAFVRPLHLPFPILLSYVAAFSEVIGSWLLITGLLTRMGAMAIAGTITVAIYHAIVTAGFNIYLLELLGLYFAAAIAVLACGPGLFSIDELIARRFDAPAADSKETLEALAAKTPAMTEAAATR, via the coding sequence ATGATCCGTCTCGTCCTGACTCGTGCCATCGCGGCCGATCTTGGTCTGCTGTTTCTTCGCGTATTCACTGGATCGTTGTTGATCCATCATGGTTACGAAAAACTGGCCAATATCGAGAATTTCGCAGATGCGTTTGTTCGCCCTCTGCATCTTCCCTTCCCCATTCTTCTGTCATACGTGGCGGCCTTCTCCGAGGTCATCGGTAGCTGGCTGCTGATCACCGGTTTGCTGACCCGTATGGGGGCCATGGCAATTGCCGGAACGATCACCGTGGCGATTTACCACGCCATCGTCACTGCTGGTTTCAACATCTATTTGTTGGAACTTCTGGGCCTCTATTTCGCTGCCGCCATCGCAGTGTTGGCTTGTGGTCCTGGGCTGTTCTCCATCGACGAGTTGATTGCCCGTCGTTTTGACGCGCCTGCCGCTGACTCCAAAGAGACCTTGGAAGCTCTCGCAGCAAAAACTCCTGCCATGACCGAGGCTGCTGCAACGCGTTGA
- a CDS encoding DUF3303 domain-containing protein — protein MQYYVCNGQVPTETQDEGYTAFIEYMDSGAEGDKFDGFELVARLHMPESGRVCVICKAADAKALFRHFMFWRSMFGLDFEYAPALTCAEMVEMQKEHNEKLDDVD, from the coding sequence ATGCAGTACTACGTCTGCAACGGGCAGGTCCCGACTGAAACGCAGGACGAGGGCTACACCGCCTTCATCGAATACATGGACTCCGGCGCTGAGGGCGACAAGTTCGACGGGTTCGAACTGGTGGCTCGTCTGCACATGCCTGAGTCCGGACGGGTTTGCGTGATCTGCAAGGCCGCCGATGCCAAGGCCTTGTTCCGGCATTTCATGTTCTGGCGTTCCATGTTCGGACTTGACTTCGAATACGCACCGGCCCTCACCTGCGCTGAGATGGTCGAGATGCAGAAGGAGCACAACGAGAAGCTGGACGACGTCGACTGA
- a CDS encoding CP12 domain-containing protein — translation MKTIDEHIQKDQEEFLKALSEHNDGKVRHLTEELQWLLDHKKQFPNDSHDPSPLELFCEQNPDEPECLVYDD, via the coding sequence ATGAAAACCATCGACGAACACATCCAGAAGGATCAGGAAGAGTTCCTGAAAGCCCTTTCGGAGCACAACGACGGAAAGGTGCGCCACCTCACCGAAGAGCTGCAGTGGTTGCTGGACCACAAGAAGCAATTTCCGAACGACAGCCACGATCCGTCACCGCTCGAGCTGTTCTGTGAGCAGAACCCAGACGAGCCCGAGTGCCTCGTCTACGACGACTGA
- a CDS encoding sulfite exporter TauE/SafE family protein: protein MSFDPLLQVGLAVIAVIANALSAFAGGGAGLVQLPALILLGLPFASALATHKVASVALGIGAAGRHWRASSLNRSLSGLILLAGLPGVWLGANAVLAIPDRFATAALGLLTLGLGVYSARRSELGRTDNPAPLNTQTVGIGAAVLFGIGILNGSLTSGTGLFVTLWLVRWFGLSYSRAVAHTLILVGLGWNGSGALVLGFSGEIHWAWLPALIAGSLIGGYLGAHLSLVRGSGMVKRAFEALALLMGASLLIRAFGSM from the coding sequence ATGAGCTTTGATCCACTGCTGCAGGTTGGGCTCGCTGTCATCGCGGTGATCGCCAATGCTTTATCGGCATTTGCCGGGGGCGGGGCAGGACTGGTGCAGTTACCGGCACTGATCCTGCTTGGGCTCCCCTTCGCCTCGGCTCTCGCCACCCACAAAGTGGCCAGTGTTGCCTTAGGGATTGGGGCTGCAGGACGGCACTGGCGGGCCAGCAGCCTGAACCGCAGCCTCTCCGGCTTGATCCTGCTGGCTGGTTTACCCGGTGTGTGGCTGGGTGCCAATGCTGTTCTGGCCATCCCAGACCGATTCGCTACGGCAGCACTGGGATTGCTCACACTGGGCCTTGGTGTGTATTCAGCGCGGCGGTCTGAATTGGGCCGAACGGACAACCCAGCGCCTTTGAACACACAAACGGTTGGTATCGGGGCGGCAGTGCTGTTTGGGATCGGAATCCTCAACGGATCCCTCACATCAGGGACTGGGCTGTTCGTGACTCTTTGGTTGGTCCGCTGGTTTGGATTGAGCTACTCACGAGCCGTTGCCCACACGCTGATCCTCGTGGGTCTGGGATGGAACGGCAGCGGTGCCCTGGTGCTTGGATTCAGCGGTGAGATCCACTGGGCGTGGTTGCCAGCATTGATCGCGGGATCCCTGATCGGGGGCTACCTCGGAGCACACCTGTCGTTGGTGAGGGGAAGCGGAATGGTGAAACGGGCTTTTGAAGCTCTGGCCCTGCTCATGGGCGCTTCACTGCTGATCAGAGCCTTCGGGTCCATGTGA
- a CDS encoding DUF1993 domain-containing protein, which produces MSRSFHAALVPPLVKNLSNLSHLLKRAEVHAKESGFPIEVLLTSRLYPDMFDCTRQVQIATDISRRGVARLAGCEAPVMDDNETSVEQLLERISRSISFMEGVDPVDLDGAERRQIRLPIPASMGGGERVFEGEDFLRSFVLPNAYFHVSTAFAILRHNGVPIGKFDYLLGEEAP; this is translated from the coding sequence TTGTCGCGCTCCTTCCACGCTGCCCTGGTTCCACCCCTGGTGAAGAACCTCAGCAACCTCAGCCATCTGCTGAAACGGGCCGAAGTCCACGCCAAGGAGAGTGGCTTCCCCATTGAGGTGTTGCTGACGAGCCGCCTTTACCCGGACATGTTCGACTGCACCCGTCAGGTGCAGATCGCAACGGACATCTCCCGTCGCGGCGTGGCCCGACTCGCCGGTTGCGAGGCACCTGTGATGGACGACAACGAAACGAGCGTGGAACAGCTGCTCGAGCGGATCAGCAGAAGCATCAGTTTCATGGAAGGCGTTGATCCCGTCGACCTTGATGGGGCCGAACGGAGGCAGATCCGACTCCCCATCCCAGCAAGCATGGGAGGGGGTGAGCGTGTCTTTGAAGGTGAGGACTTTCTCCGGTCCTTCGTGCTTCCGAATGCTTATTTCCACGTGAGCACCGCCTTTGCCATCCTGCGGCACAACGGTGTGCCGATCGGAAAGTTCGATTACCTCCTTGGCGAAGAGGCTCCTTGA
- a CDS encoding DUF481 domain-containing protein, with protein MLSLLTGSAVRAETIQLKLKNGDTINGELIQEESTEALKVLMHPQLGRLEVSQDAIQPAKKTPKWTSTISAGVNAGNQDGDGTFSANINGTSNYKNKSNQLKIEAGLNYGKNKDKGKSPEVKTDQGMASVRYDRSLTEKLTIYAKSGYRYNGLNDSGINIFDGSVGIGLPLITNTSTQAILSLGPKVHWSNGGKDCDSNEFCGNAYGGGTLIADLSWSPHKSFQLKLENSLSAIAASEVKPTNTFTATLKYFPRFTSGLFTSLRYASIYNSMSTPESDNRITGQVGYEF; from the coding sequence TTGCTGTCGTTGCTGACGGGTTCAGCTGTGCGTGCTGAAACAATTCAGCTCAAACTCAAAAACGGTGACACCATCAATGGCGAACTGATCCAAGAGGAGAGCACCGAGGCGCTGAAGGTGCTGATGCATCCCCAGCTCGGACGACTGGAAGTGAGCCAGGACGCCATACAGCCTGCCAAGAAGACGCCCAAATGGACATCAACCATCTCCGCGGGAGTGAATGCCGGAAATCAGGATGGCGATGGAACCTTCTCAGCCAATATCAACGGCACCAGCAACTACAAAAACAAATCAAATCAATTAAAAATTGAAGCTGGCTTGAATTACGGAAAAAATAAAGACAAGGGAAAATCACCTGAGGTCAAGACGGATCAAGGGATGGCCTCCGTCCGCTACGACCGGTCACTGACCGAGAAGCTGACGATCTACGCAAAAAGTGGCTACCGATACAATGGTCTCAACGATTCTGGGATCAATATTTTTGATGGATCAGTCGGAATCGGACTTCCCCTGATCACCAACACCTCCACCCAAGCAATATTATCCCTTGGCCCCAAAGTTCACTGGAGCAATGGCGGGAAAGATTGTGATAGCAATGAATTCTGCGGCAACGCCTATGGAGGCGGAACCCTGATCGCAGACCTCAGCTGGTCTCCACACAAGTCGTTCCAGTTGAAATTAGAAAACAGCCTTTCAGCCATCGCCGCCTCCGAGGTGAAACCCACGAACACCTTCACAGCAACGCTCAAATATTTCCCCAGGTTCACGAGCGGACTGTTCACATCCTTACGCTACGCATCCATCTACAACAGCATGAGCACACCGGAAAGTGACAACCGAATCACTGGCCAGGTGGGCTACGAGTTTTAA
- a CDS encoding nuclear transport factor 2 family protein: MLMPPLYSESLRQLFTKPYGEAGPTAEQWKAVYADDVHFIDPTQERQGVDAYIKAQEGLIQRCDDVFLETSHVAVTGNLAFVEWRMGLKIKGVEFIYPGTTRLVFGEDGRIVKHRDYFDFVGPTFGPVPIIGPFVRWIYKRFVS, encoded by the coding sequence ATGTTGATGCCACCCCTCTATTCTGAATCCCTACGCCAACTGTTCACCAAGCCCTATGGCGAAGCTGGGCCAACAGCCGAGCAGTGGAAAGCGGTTTATGCCGACGACGTGCACTTCATCGATCCGACCCAGGAAAGGCAGGGCGTTGATGCTTATATCAAGGCGCAGGAAGGCTTGATCCAGCGATGCGACGATGTGTTCCTGGAAACAAGCCATGTTGCTGTGACAGGGAACCTGGCCTTTGTGGAATGGCGGATGGGCCTCAAAATCAAAGGTGTGGAGTTCATCTACCCAGGCACAACCCGGCTTGTCTTTGGGGAAGACGGGCGAATTGTCAAGCACCGGGACTACTTTGACTTTGTTGGCCCAACGTTCGGCCCCGTTCCGATTATTGGACCTTTCGTTCGTTGGATCTACAAACGCTTTGTGTCTTGA
- a CDS encoding hemagglutinin, whose amino-acid sequence MRLNFIPIHVFRETPAVTFFDAGVSGSNGTDVVAHHSAATSPPDLDCSEQYYVHQHQIDHNLVLTGQRVFTLLNPTWDQPHHVIHLVRAMGALQIPIGTFHRSVSGEDGSLVLNQSVRDPNFNYATEFIPVKLSDRHDLMTARNSPPWVWTWRDGHICRHHSISEGDCVAVSDFQGA is encoded by the coding sequence ATGCGCTTGAACTTCATTCCCATCCACGTGTTTCGCGAGACACCTGCTGTCACCTTTTTTGATGCCGGTGTCTCAGGAAGCAATGGCACCGATGTCGTTGCCCACCACAGTGCAGCAACGTCACCCCCTGATCTCGACTGCTCTGAGCAGTACTACGTCCACCAACATCAGATCGACCACAATCTGGTCCTGACTGGGCAAAGAGTGTTCACGCTGTTGAATCCAACCTGGGATCAACCCCACCATGTGATTCATCTCGTTCGGGCCATGGGGGCACTGCAGATCCCCATCGGAACGTTTCACCGCTCAGTGTCCGGCGAGGACGGCAGCCTTGTGTTGAATCAATCCGTACGGGATCCAAACTTCAACTACGCCACTGAATTCATCCCGGTCAAGCTCAGCGACCGTCACGATCTGATGACGGCAAGAAACAGTCCACCCTGGGTGTGGACCTGGCGCGACGGCCACATCTGTCGCCATCACAGCATCAGCGAAGGAGACTGCGTTGCCGTCTCCGATTTCCAAGGCGCTTGA
- the psbA gene encoding photosystem II q(b) protein, whose translation MSTAIRSGRQSNWEAFCQWVTDTNNRIYVGWFGVLMIPCLLAATICFTIAFIAAPPVDIDGIREPVAGSLIYGNNIISGAVVPSSNAIGLHFYPIWEAASLDEWLYNGGPYQLVCFHFLIGISAYMGRQWELSYRLGMRPWICVAYSAPLSAAMAVFLVYPFGQGSFSDGMPLGISGTFNFMLVFQAEHNILMHPFHMLGVAGVFGGSLFSAMHGSLVTSSLVRETTETESQNYGYKFGQEEETYNIVAAHGYFGRLIFQYASFNNSRSLHFFLGAWPVVGIWFTSMGVSTMAFNLNGFNFNQSILDGQGRVVNTWADMVNRAGLGMEVMHERNAHNFPLDLATAESTPVALQAPAIG comes from the coding sequence ATGTCCACCGCCATTCGCAGCGGACGCCAGAGCAACTGGGAAGCTTTTTGTCAGTGGGTGACCGACACCAACAACCGCATTTATGTGGGTTGGTTCGGCGTGCTGATGATTCCCTGCCTGCTGGCGGCCACCATCTGCTTCACCATTGCGTTCATCGCAGCGCCCCCCGTCGATATCGATGGCATTCGTGAGCCTGTCGCTGGCTCCCTGATCTACGGCAACAACATCATCTCCGGTGCTGTTGTTCCTTCCAGCAACGCCATTGGCCTGCACTTCTATCCCATTTGGGAAGCTGCTTCTCTTGATGAGTGGCTGTACAACGGCGGCCCTTATCAGCTGGTTTGCTTCCACTTCCTGATCGGCATTTCCGCCTACATGGGTCGTCAGTGGGAACTCTCCTACCGCCTGGGCATGCGCCCCTGGATCTGTGTCGCCTACAGCGCTCCGCTGTCTGCTGCGATGGCTGTTTTCCTGGTCTATCCCTTCGGTCAGGGCTCCTTCTCCGATGGCATGCCCCTGGGCATCTCCGGCACGTTCAACTTCATGCTGGTGTTCCAGGCTGAGCACAACATCCTGATGCACCCCTTCCACATGCTGGGTGTTGCAGGTGTGTTCGGTGGCTCCCTGTTCTCCGCCATGCACGGCTCCCTGGTGACCTCCTCCCTGGTGCGTGAAACCACCGAGACCGAGTCCCAGAACTACGGCTACAAGTTCGGCCAAGAGGAAGAGACCTACAACATCGTGGCTGCCCACGGTTACTTCGGTCGCCTGATCTTCCAATACGCCTCCTTCAACAACAGCCGTAGCCTCCACTTCTTCCTGGGCGCCTGGCCTGTTGTCGGCATCTGGTTCACGTCCATGGGCGTGTCAACCATGGCCTTCAATCTGAACGGCTTCAACTTCAACCAGTCCATCCTTGATGGACAGGGCCGTGTTGTGAACACCTGGGCTGACATGGTGAACCGTGCCGGCCTCGGCATGGAAGTGATGCACGAGCGCAACGCTCACAACTTCCCCCTAGACCTGGCAACTGCTGAGTCCACTCCTGTGGCTCTGCAGGCACCTGCCATCGGTTGA
- a CDS encoding YcjF family protein: MKFPLSLAPLLPPRQALVGPIALAGGGLLLGQWLVNDLLHVPGGGLGLLAAGAGVIWFGRRSRTPSFKEPSTVQGWVDRCRSVLDQFEAFEGETAAGGRLRRLRLQQVIEREEPLKVALVCVDASSRPALEPLQQALTGSKSLELSLAHPLDSQDGERIWPSGLKDQDLILFSLSAPLMAADLLWLQQLPREQPAWLLVRSGQEQSSSETQAELAPQLDDRWFERMAVMQNGDAHLRRALVPIRRELQKAGLLAETRQRLLRGLHQTWQAELEQLRWVRFQQLQGRTQWLVAGSVFASPLASVDLLAVAVANGLMIREMAMIWGSTAKIELLQEAAAQLARVALAQGVVEWTGQTLLGLAKLDGGTWLVAGSMQALSAAYLTRVVGRSMADWLALSAGVAEPDLVELRQRAPLLVAKAAAEERLNWNDFLQGSRRWLLQVTS, encoded by the coding sequence TTGAAATTTCCGCTGTCGCTGGCTCCCCTCTTGCCGCCTCGCCAAGCCCTGGTGGGACCGATTGCTCTGGCGGGTGGCGGCTTGTTGCTGGGTCAGTGGCTGGTCAATGACCTTTTGCATGTTCCCGGCGGCGGTCTGGGGCTGCTGGCCGCAGGTGCCGGGGTGATCTGGTTCGGTCGACGCTCCAGGACACCCAGCTTCAAGGAGCCCTCCACGGTTCAGGGATGGGTTGACCGCTGTCGTTCCGTCCTGGACCAGTTCGAGGCCTTTGAAGGTGAGACAGCCGCAGGTGGACGGTTGCGGAGGCTGAGATTGCAACAGGTCATCGAGCGCGAGGAGCCTCTGAAGGTGGCGTTGGTCTGTGTTGACGCCAGTAGTCGACCAGCGCTGGAGCCTCTTCAGCAGGCCCTGACCGGTTCGAAGTCGCTGGAACTGTCGTTAGCCCATCCCCTGGACTCCCAGGACGGTGAACGGATCTGGCCCTCAGGGTTGAAGGATCAGGACCTGATCCTGTTCAGCTTGTCGGCGCCATTGATGGCGGCGGATCTTCTCTGGCTGCAGCAGTTGCCACGCGAACAGCCGGCCTGGTTGCTGGTGCGATCGGGGCAGGAGCAATCCAGCAGCGAGACCCAGGCTGAGCTGGCTCCGCAGCTCGATGATCGCTGGTTTGAGCGCATGGCGGTGATGCAGAACGGGGACGCCCATCTGCGGCGTGCCCTCGTCCCGATTCGTCGCGAGCTTCAGAAGGCTGGATTGCTGGCTGAAACCCGTCAACGCCTCCTGCGTGGTCTCCATCAGACCTGGCAGGCGGAGCTTGAACAGTTGCGTTGGGTCCGTTTTCAGCAACTGCAGGGACGGACCCAGTGGCTTGTGGCGGGGTCGGTTTTCGCTTCGCCATTGGCCAGCGTCGATCTTCTGGCTGTAGCCGTCGCCAACGGTCTGATGATCCGTGAGATGGCGATGATCTGGGGCTCAACGGCGAAGATCGAGCTTCTTCAGGAGGCAGCCGCCCAGCTGGCCCGTGTCGCCCTTGCTCAGGGGGTGGTCGAGTGGACCGGTCAGACTCTGCTGGGACTGGCGAAGCTGGATGGAGGCACCTGGCTGGTGGCAGGGTCCATGCAGGCCTTGAGTGCTGCCTACCTGACGCGGGTTGTGGGGCGGTCCATGGCTGATTGGTTGGCCCTCAGTGCAGGCGTCGCCGAGCCGGATCTTGTTGAACTTCGGCAGCGGGCTCCCTTGCTGGTGGCCAAAGCGGCGGCGGAGGAACGGCTGAATTGGAATGACTTTCTGCAGGGTTCACGTCGCTGGTTGCTTCAAGTAACTTCATGA